In a single window of the Rhopalosiphum padi isolate XX-2018 chromosome 1, ASM2088224v1, whole genome shotgun sequence genome:
- the LOC132918061 gene encoding LOW QUALITY PROTEIN: uncharacterized protein LOC132918061 (The sequence of the model RefSeq protein was modified relative to this genomic sequence to represent the inferred CDS: deleted 1 base in 1 codon) — MRDMSSDNTMPDNECHRCSAGKKEPVTRTCDEQKEVLSSVVDDYYPWGKPGHGAPNDDGLRKRKIFADPPSPPWKEISNEVTKMGRPGGGAPQKTSSGKIKNFRIEDPQLRFQFHAPDRNMVDNDLRYRMPLKDQRAYKLELDEMVREKQEIVEENRRKEMILDQKLNSIADPWGTPCPGGVIWRDPKSIGKNFFRSLGYVDGKILKLGSHPNDNKESTEDIEAVTGGVELAPLLASRRRQDSKWPLHTSDVTKIYDPKSNFLIDEKEYHKFLERQISGRERRKQHEQQEDIQEGQKHHENWNEFWGRPGGGAPKGTTRQKENLEYMLYQLPIINRLKEKEERKNCGDCKKIT, encoded by the exons ATGCGTGATATGTCTAGTGACAACACAATGCCTGATAATGAGTGTCATCGTTGTTCTGCTGGAAAAAAGGAACCTGTAACACGCACGTGTGATGAACAGAAAGAA gttcTATCGTCGGTTGTTGATGATTATTATCCTTGGGGAAAACCTGGTCATGGAGCTCCCAACGACGATGGTCTTCGAAAAAGGAAAATATTTGCAGACCCTCCATCTCCTCCTTGGAAG GAAATTAGTAATGAAGTGACAAAAATGGGAAGGCCCGGTGGCGGTGCGCCTCAAAAGACGTCATCCGGAAAAATCAAAAACTTCCGTATCGAAGATCCACAACTTAGATTTCAATTTCATGCTCCCGATAGAAATATGGTGGACAATGATCTTCGATATAGAATGCCATTGAAAGACCAGAGAGCATATAAGTTAGAATTAG atgaaATGGTCAGGGAA AAACAAGAAATAGTCGAAGAAAACCGCAGAAAAGAAATGATCCTAGATCAAAAACTG AATTCGATCGCAGATCCCTGGGGTACACCATGCCCAGGGGGTGTTATTTGGAGAGATCCAAAAAGTATTGGAAAAAACTTCTTTCGATCGTTG GGATATGTGGATGGAAAGATATTAAAATTGGGATCACATCCAAACGACAATAAAGAAAGCACTGAAGATAtt gaaGCAGTTACGGGTGGTGTAGAGTTAGCTCCGTTACTTGCGTCAAGAAGAAGACAAGACAGTAAATGGCCTTTGCACACAAGTGATGTAACGAAAATATATGATCCTAAATCAAa TTTCTTGATCGATGAAAAAGAATATCATAAGTTTCTCGAAAGACAAATAAGTGGACGTGAAAGACGCAAACAG CACGAGCAACAAGAAGATATACAAGAAGGACAAAAGCACCATGAAAATTGGAATGAGTTTTGGGGTAGACCAGGTGGTGGAGCACCAAAAGGAACAACGAGACAAAAAGAAAATCTAGAGTATATGCTCTATCAACTTCCTATAATTAATAGgttaaaagaaaaagaagagAGAAAAAATTGCGGTGATTGCAAAAAAATCacctga